GTTCATAATGTACCCTATTATGGCTCCAAAGACTATGTACCTAAAACAATTTATGGTTGGCTTAGAGCTTACCGCAGAGGTGGTTTTGATGCCTTAAAGCCTAAACGCCGCTCTGATCGAGGACGAAGTCGTAAAATTACAGGTCAATTAAAGAACAAACTTTTAAAGTCAAGAGAAAACAATCCCGGAATTTCTGTGAAATTATTTTACGACCAGATGGTGAAAAAAAATGAATTTAGGCCTTCGGAACTTTCCTATTCTACTGTTTACCGTTTTTTTAAAAAGAATGATTTAATTAAAACTGACGTTGAAAAACAACCTGACCGTAGACGTTTTTCTTTTGATATTGTCAATAAAATGTGGCAGGGAGATTTATCCTATGGCCCCTGGCTTAATATTAATGGTAAAAAGAAAAGAAGTTATCTTCTGGCTTTTATTGATGATTATTCCAGGATTGTTCCTTACGGGATGTTCTCACTTACAGAAAAATTCTCTGGACTTAAAAAAGTATTTTCACAGGCCTTGCTACGAAAAGGGATACCTGATCTAGTCTATGTTGACAACGGACAAATATATACCTCAGATAGGCTTCATCTGGCTTGTGCTGAATTGGGTATTACTCTAATTCATACTAAGCCCTACGACGCGGCCAGCAAAGGGAAAATAGAAAGGTTTTTCTCTACTGTTAAAAAAAGGTTTGTTCCTCTTTTAACTAAAGAAGATAAATCATCTCTTAATAATTTAAATCAGGCCTTCTGGCAATGGTTGGAAACAGACTATCACCGTAAAAAACATTCCTCTTTAGATAAAACACCACTTGAAGTATATATGGACCAGATAAGCAAAGTTAAAACCCTTGATAATCCTGAGATTCTGGAGAAAATATTTCTTAAAAGAGATACCCGCAAGGTAAAACATGATGGTACCATCTCTTTTAAGAAAAAACTTTATCAAGTACCTCCTTCTCTTATTGGTAAAAAAATAGAGATAAGATTTAATCCAGAAACCAAAAAAGAAATATATATCTATGAACAGGGTCAAGAAATTGCTAAAGCAGAACTGGTAAACTTACAAGAAAATGCCTATCTTAAACGAAAGAG
This is a stretch of genomic DNA from Halanaerobiales bacterium. It encodes these proteins:
- a CDS encoding DDE-type integrase/transposase/recombinase, with the protein product MTENDREKIALFRYGLISPILNGQVKNQKEYLQKESTKVHNVPYYGSKDYVPKTIYGWLRAYRRGGFDALKPKRRSDRGRSRKITGQLKNKLLKSRENNPGISVKLFYDQMVKKNEFRPSELSYSTVYRFFKKNDLIKTDVEKQPDRRRFSFDIVNKMWQGDLSYGPWLNINGKKKRSYLLAFIDDYSRIVPYGMFSLTEKFSGLKKVFSQALLRKGIPDLVYVDNGQIYTSDRLHLACAELGITLIHTKPYDAASKGKIERFFSTVKKRFVPLLTKEDKSSLNNLNQAFWQWLETDYHRKKHSSLDKTPLEVYMDQISKVKTLDNPEILEKIFLKRDTRKVKHDGTISFKKKLYQVPPSLIGKKIEIRFNPETKKEIYIYEQGQEIAKAELVNLQENAYLKRKRHLDYQNLIPEGSKN